The following are encoded together in the Hemicordylus capensis ecotype Gifberg chromosome 4, rHemCap1.1.pri, whole genome shotgun sequence genome:
- the SDCBP2 gene encoding syntenin-2, with translation MSTLYPSLEDMKVDQVLKAQSDAASKGPASAAVPVLASTVAPAPTSGVPAAEKTEPSKAAESLTLYPNLAELNDYMGLSLSSEEIQKNLGLVPAGSHALVSAASPAASSVMVAPVTGSDLGMRRAEIKPGLREIQLCKDERGKTGLKLRNIDKGLFVQLVRANSPAALVGLRFGDQILQVNGKDCAGWSTDKAKRALKKASPEKIVMVVRDRPFQRTVTMHKDSTGHVGFVIKKGQINSLVRGSSAARNGLLTNHYICEVNGQNVIGLKDKEIIDILTNAGGVLTLTIIPAVIYEHMVKKLSSGLVKSHMDHSVPDA, from the exons ATGTCGACATTGTACCCATCGCTCGAGGACATGAAGGTGGACCAGGTCCTGAAG GCCCAAAGCGATGCAGCCTCTAAGGGTCCAGCTTCTGCTGCAGTTCCGGTTCTGGCATCAACTGTTGCTCCAGCTCCCACTTCCGGAGTCCCCGCAGCCGAGAAGACAGAGCCATCCAAAGCAGCTG AGTCATTGACTTTATACCCCAATCTCGCTGAACTCAATGATTACATGGGGCTCTCCCTTTCCAGTGAGGAGATCCAGAAGAATCTTGGACTCGTCCCAGCAGGCAGCCAC GCTCTGGTCTCGGCGGCGTCTCCTGCTGCATCAAGTGTGATGGTTGCCCCAGTCACGGGAAGTGACCTGGGGATGCGTCGGGCGGAAATCAAGCCAGGCCTGCGGGAGATCCAGCTCTGCAAAGATGAGCGCGGGAAGACGGGGCTGAAGCTGAGGAACATTGATAAG GGACTCTTTGTGCAGCTGGTCAGGGCCAACTCTCCGGCCGCTCTGGTGGGGCTGCGCTTTGGGGATCAGATCCTACAGGTCAACGGGAAGGACTGTGCAGGATGGAGCACAGACAAGGCCAAGCGTGCCCTGAAGAAGGCTTCCCCGGAGAAAATCGTCATGGTGGTTCGAGACag GCCGTTCCAGCGCACGGTGACCATGCACAAGGACAGCACCGGCCACGTCGGCTTCGTCATCAAGAAGGGGCAGATCAACTCGCTTGTCAGGGGCAGTTCTGCCGCTCGGAACGGGCTCCTCACGAACCACTACATCTGCGAGGTGAATGGGCAGAACGTCATCGGCTTGAAG GACAAGGAAATCATAGACATCTTGACAAATGCAGGCGGCGTTCTCACCCTCACCATCATCCCTGCGGTGATCTATGAGCACATGGTCAAAAA GCTTTCCAGTGGGCTAGTGAAATCTCACATGGACCATTCTGTTCCTGATGCCTAA